One stretch of Streptomyces sp. A2-16 DNA includes these proteins:
- a CDS encoding sugar ABC transporter permease: MTIASSSPPSRLPLGDAEGVRTTPGTDRGTGGSKGGDGRLAAVFIAPALVGFVVFLLWPTLRGIYLSFTRFNLLTPAEWVGFANYDRMFHDPIFWDSLKVTVEYVAINIGVQTVSALGIAVLLQRLTQSAVLRGIVLTPYLMSNVVAGLVWLWILDNQLGIGNEIIAGLGFDRIPFLADETWAIPTIALINVWRHVGYTALLLFAGLMAIPNDMYEAAKVDGASEWRMFWRITMPLLRPVLAVVLIMTVIGSFQVFDTVAVTTAGGPANATNVLQFYIYQSAFGRFQFGYASAMSVALLVVLSAITVLQYRLTRAGQTDLG; the protein is encoded by the coding sequence ATGACCATCGCCTCCAGCAGCCCTCCGTCGCGTCTGCCGCTCGGCGACGCCGAGGGGGTACGGACCACACCGGGCACGGACCGGGGCACAGGCGGGTCGAAGGGGGGCGACGGGCGCCTGGCCGCGGTGTTCATCGCTCCGGCCCTGGTGGGTTTCGTGGTCTTCCTGCTCTGGCCGACGCTGCGGGGCATCTATCTGAGCTTCACCCGCTTCAATCTGCTGACGCCGGCGGAGTGGGTGGGCTTCGCCAACTACGACCGGATGTTCCACGACCCGATCTTCTGGGACTCGCTCAAGGTCACCGTCGAGTACGTGGCCATCAACATCGGCGTCCAGACGGTCTCGGCCCTCGGCATCGCCGTCCTGCTGCAGCGTCTGACGCAGTCGGCGGTGCTGCGCGGGATCGTGCTCACGCCGTATCTGATGTCGAACGTGGTCGCGGGCCTGGTCTGGCTGTGGATCCTCGACAACCAGCTCGGCATCGGCAACGAGATCATCGCCGGGCTCGGCTTCGACCGCATCCCCTTCCTCGCCGACGAGACCTGGGCGATCCCGACGATCGCCCTCATCAACGTCTGGCGGCACGTCGGCTACACCGCGCTGCTGCTGTTCGCGGGACTCATGGCCATCCCGAACGACATGTACGAGGCGGCGAAGGTGGACGGCGCGAGCGAGTGGCGGATGTTCTGGCGGATCACGATGCCGTTGCTGCGTCCGGTCCTGGCGGTCGTCCTGATCATGACGGTGATCGGCTCCTTCCAGGTGTTCGACACGGTCGCCGTGACGACGGCGGGCGGTCCGGCGAACGCGACCAACGTGCTCCAGTTCTACATCTACCAATCGGCCTTCGGGCGCTTCCAGTTCGGCTACGCGTCCGCGATGTCCGTCGCCCTCCTGGTCGTGCTGAGCGCGATCACCGTCCTGCAGTACCGGCTCACCCGGGCCGGCCAGACCGATCTCGGCTGA
- a CDS encoding sugar ABC transporter substrate-binding protein translates to MRLRTLTAVAGALALCLSGCAQSGSAGSASHTVTYWLWDSNQQPAYQACAREFEKRNPGLRVKITQLGWDDYWTKLTASFIAGTEPDVFTDHIQKFGQFADLKVLEPLDDLGIDDSAYQPGLAANWMGQDGHRYGAPKDWDTVALFYNKKMTDAAGLTVAQLNDLSWNPKDGGSFEKAIAHLTVDRNGKRGDEPGFDKNNVKVYGLATNGGGDGDGQTQWSNFTASTGWNYTDKARWGTRYQYDSPAFQSAIKWYFGLAKKGYMAPFTDYNSQSNQANTQVSAGKAATAFDGAWMISTYAGFKGLDMRTAVTPEGPTGKRATMMNGLADSITKNARNKEGARKWVKYLSSNECQRTVGGYGIVFPATPDGTAAAVAAYRKKGIDVTAFTEPVADKKDFRTFSYPITNYAADVYALMHPAMQDIFGNGKSVTSLDRTNDQINLILSQ, encoded by the coding sequence ATGCGACTTCGTACGCTGACCGCGGTGGCCGGCGCACTCGCCCTGTGTCTGTCGGGGTGCGCGCAGAGCGGCTCCGCCGGGTCCGCCTCGCACACGGTGACGTACTGGCTGTGGGACTCCAACCAGCAGCCCGCCTACCAGGCCTGCGCCAGGGAGTTCGAGAAGCGGAACCCCGGACTGCGCGTCAAGATCACCCAGTTGGGCTGGGACGACTACTGGACCAAGCTGACCGCGAGCTTCATCGCGGGCACCGAGCCGGACGTGTTCACCGACCACATCCAGAAGTTCGGCCAGTTCGCCGACCTGAAGGTCCTCGAACCGCTCGACGACCTGGGCATCGACGACTCCGCCTACCAGCCCGGCCTGGCGGCCAACTGGATGGGCCAGGACGGCCACCGCTACGGCGCCCCGAAGGACTGGGACACCGTCGCCCTCTTCTACAACAAGAAGATGACCGACGCGGCCGGGCTCACGGTGGCGCAGCTGAACGACCTGTCGTGGAACCCGAAGGACGGCGGCAGCTTCGAGAAGGCCATCGCTCATCTCACCGTCGACAGGAACGGCAAACGCGGCGACGAGCCCGGCTTCGACAAGAACAACGTCAAGGTCTACGGCCTGGCCACCAACGGCGGCGGGGACGGCGACGGCCAGACCCAGTGGAGCAACTTCACCGCCTCCACCGGCTGGAACTACACCGACAAGGCACGGTGGGGCACCAGGTACCAGTACGACAGCCCCGCCTTCCAGTCGGCGATCAAGTGGTACTTCGGGCTGGCGAAGAAGGGCTACATGGCGCCCTTCACCGACTACAACTCCCAGTCCAACCAGGCCAACACCCAGGTCTCGGCCGGCAAGGCGGCGACCGCCTTCGACGGAGCCTGGATGATCTCGACGTACGCCGGGTTCAAGGGCCTCGACATGCGCACCGCGGTCACTCCCGAGGGCCCCACCGGCAAGCGCGCGACCATGATGAACGGTCTCGCCGACTCCATCACCAAGAACGCCCGCAACAAGGAGGGCGCCCGCAAGTGGGTGAAGTACCTGTCGTCGAACGAGTGCCAGAGGACGGTCGGCGGTTACGGCATCGTCTTCCCCGCCACACCTGACGGCACCGCCGCCGCCGTGGCCGCCTACCGGAAGAAGGGCATCGACGTCACGGCCTTCACCGAGCCGGTCGCCGACAAGAAGGACTTCAGGACCTTCTCCTACCCCATCACCAACTACGCCGCGGACGTGTACGCGTTGATGCACCCCGCCATGCAGGACATCTTCGGCAACGGCAAGTCGGTGACGAGCCTCGACCGGACCAACGACCAGATCAACCTGATCCTCTCGCAGTGA
- the add gene encoding adenosine deaminase gives MRSLVRLPKAHLHLHLEGAMRPSTLAELAGERGLRPPAVGAGFASFEDFGPLYGAAAQLVREGPRENLLRLVREVVEDAAADGAVWIEPHVNPLTYEADPGAALDVLDAVLDEGCRTADRLGIGFGVMVFARRNADPSEGVAAARLAARRADKGVVAFGLAGDEARYPPEPFAEAFAIARDAGLISAPHAGEFAGPAGVSAALDALGAQRIAHGVRAVEDPSLLARLAAEGVVLDVCPTSNVALGVVESLSAHPLPKLLHAGVRCTLNADDPLLFGSGLLDEYTAARTTLALGDDRLAAIARTSIESSGAPRTLKDKAVALVADWLDTL, from the coding sequence ATGCGAAGCCTCGTCCGGCTGCCGAAGGCTCACCTCCATCTGCATCTCGAGGGCGCGATGCGCCCGTCCACGCTCGCGGAACTGGCCGGCGAGCGGGGTCTGCGTCCACCGGCGGTGGGCGCCGGCTTCGCGTCGTTCGAGGACTTCGGGCCCTTGTACGGTGCCGCTGCGCAGCTGGTGCGTGAAGGGCCGCGGGAAAATCTTCTGCGGCTGGTGCGCGAGGTGGTCGAGGACGCCGCCGCGGACGGGGCGGTGTGGATCGAACCGCACGTGAACCCGCTGACCTACGAGGCTGATCCGGGGGCGGCACTCGACGTCCTGGACGCGGTGCTCGACGAGGGGTGCCGTACCGCTGACAGGCTGGGCATCGGCTTCGGCGTCATGGTGTTCGCCCGGCGCAACGCGGATCCCTCGGAGGGTGTCGCGGCCGCTCGACTCGCGGCCCGGCGCGCCGACAAGGGGGTGGTCGCCTTCGGCCTGGCCGGCGACGAAGCCCGGTATCCCCCGGAGCCGTTTGCCGAGGCATTCGCCATCGCCCGTGACGCCGGACTGATCTCCGCCCCGCACGCAGGGGAATTCGCCGGTCCGGCCGGCGTGAGCGCCGCACTCGACGCGCTCGGCGCGCAACGCATCGCACACGGTGTACGGGCAGTCGAGGACCCCTCGCTGCTCGCCCGCCTGGCTGCGGAAGGCGTGGTCCTCGACGTCTGCCCCACCTCCAACGTCGCCCTCGGAGTCGTGGAATCCCTCTCCGCCCATCCCCTTCCGAAGCTGCTGCACGCCGGCGTCCGCTGCACCCTCAACGCCGACGACCCTCTCCTGTTCGGCTCCGGCCTGCTGGACGAGTACACGGCAGCCCGCACGACTCTCGCCCTCGGCGACGACCGACTCGCCGCGATCGCCCGTACCTCGATCGAGTCCTCCGGCGCCCCTCGCACCCTCAAGGACAAGGCCGTCGCACTCGTCGCCGACTGGCTGGACACCCTCTAG
- a CDS encoding L,D-transpeptidase family protein: MGDIRRRGAVALGITGLVAPLTIALGAAPAQAASCTTQAGPYQKKVEKFLGRPVDGRQSTADCKAIKAFQTKHGITPNIGYAGSVTWGVMDLMNKQKAVGSNPNRDGKCPTNKGRIACVNLTLQLSWIQDGDRLVYGPVPVRTGRNGYETRTGLKKIYWRDIDHVSSIYNVPMPYSQFFDGGQAFHSVNLSMWNPPGSHGCTNMTPKDAKKYWSLLKKGDDVFVYGRKPGT, from the coding sequence ATGGGGGACATACGCAGACGGGGTGCCGTCGCACTCGGGATCACCGGACTCGTCGCACCGCTGACCATCGCGCTGGGCGCCGCGCCCGCGCAGGCGGCGAGCTGCACCACGCAGGCGGGGCCGTACCAGAAGAAGGTGGAGAAGTTCCTCGGCCGTCCGGTCGACGGACGGCAGTCCACCGCCGACTGCAAGGCGATCAAGGCCTTCCAGACCAAGCACGGCATCACACCGAACATCGGCTACGCGGGATCCGTCACCTGGGGCGTGATGGACCTGATGAACAAGCAGAAGGCCGTCGGCAGCAACCCCAACCGGGACGGCAAGTGCCCGACGAACAAGGGCCGCATCGCCTGCGTGAACCTCACCCTCCAGCTGAGCTGGATCCAGGACGGCGACCGCCTCGTCTACGGCCCCGTCCCGGTCCGCACCGGCCGCAACGGCTACGAGACCCGCACAGGGCTGAAGAAGATCTACTGGCGGGACATCGACCACGTCTCGTCGATCTACAACGTGCCGATGCCCTACAGCCAGTTCTTCGACGGCGGCCAGGCCTTCCACTCGGTGAACCTCAGCATGTGGAACCCGCCGGGCTCCCACGGCTGCACCAACATGACGCCCAAGGACGCCAAGAAGTACTGGTCGCTGCTGAAGAAGGGCGACGACGTCTTCGTGTACGGCCGCAAGCCGGGCACCTGA
- a CDS encoding ROK family transcriptional regulator, whose amino-acid sequence MTAVAASWLPLSAGERSVAIEVLVHGPLSRTELARRLDLSAGSLTRLTKPLIESGLLVEVPEAGAPAEVRQGRPSQPLDVVAESRSFIGFKITEDMVYGVVTTLRSEIVARHDRPLASHDPDRVADLLAEMTAELARAYPRLAGIGIGVGGFVQERAVVGESPFLHWRDVPLGELVEERTGLPVVVENDVAALVEAETWFGAGRGLDRFVVLTIGAGIGYGLVLGGRRVPYAEEDRGFGRHWIIDPNGPLTPDGNRGSAVSLLTIPNIRYQVQAATGRDHGYEEILALAAAGDPMPARVIEEAGRALGVLVAQIANFAMPQKIMLAGEGVGLMDVAGKAVEDAIRSHRHPLAAPIDLETRVSDFHDWARGAAVLAIQVLVLGVAEV is encoded by the coding sequence ATGACCGCAGTTGCCGCCAGCTGGCTACCCCTGAGCGCCGGTGAGCGCTCGGTGGCGATCGAGGTGCTCGTCCACGGCCCGCTGTCGCGCACCGAACTCGCCCGCCGTCTCGACCTGTCCGCCGGCAGCCTCACCCGGCTGACCAAACCGCTCATCGAGTCCGGCCTGCTGGTCGAGGTCCCCGAGGCGGGTGCCCCGGCCGAGGTGCGTCAGGGGCGCCCCTCGCAACCGCTCGACGTGGTCGCCGAGTCCCGCTCCTTCATCGGTTTCAAGATCACCGAGGACATGGTCTACGGCGTCGTCACCACCCTCAGGAGCGAGATCGTCGCCCGCCACGACCGGCCCCTCGCCAGCCACGACCCCGACCGGGTCGCCGACCTCCTGGCGGAGATGACCGCCGAACTGGCCCGCGCGTACCCGCGGCTCGCCGGCATCGGCATCGGCGTCGGCGGCTTCGTCCAGGAGCGTGCCGTCGTCGGCGAGTCACCGTTCCTGCACTGGCGCGACGTCCCCCTCGGTGAACTCGTCGAGGAGCGCACGGGGTTGCCCGTGGTCGTCGAGAACGACGTCGCCGCCCTCGTCGAGGCCGAGACATGGTTCGGGGCGGGGCGCGGCCTCGACCGCTTCGTCGTCCTCACCATCGGCGCCGGCATCGGGTACGGCCTGGTCCTGGGCGGCCGGCGCGTCCCCTACGCCGAGGAGGACCGGGGCTTCGGACGGCACTGGATCATCGACCCCAACGGGCCCCTCACGCCCGACGGCAACCGCGGCAGCGCCGTCTCCCTGCTCACCATCCCCAACATCCGCTACCAGGTGCAGGCCGCCACCGGCCGCGACCACGGCTACGAGGAGATCCTCGCCCTCGCCGCGGCCGGCGACCCCATGCCCGCCCGGGTCATCGAGGAGGCCGGGCGCGCCCTCGGTGTCCTGGTCGCCCAGATCGCCAACTTCGCCATGCCCCAGAAGATCATGCTCGCCGGAGAGGGTGTCGGGCTGATGGACGTGGCGGGCAAGGCCGTCGAGGACGCGATCCGCTCCCACCGTCACCCCCTGGCCGCCCCGATCGACCTGGAGACCAGGGTGTCCGACTTTCACGACTGGGCCCGCGGGGCCGCCGTACTGGCGATCCAGGTGCTGGTCCTGGGTGTGGCCGAAGTGTGA
- a CDS encoding carbohydrate ABC transporter permease — MAAVTTTTTTRVRPTGRRPLSLGRILAWAAMGAIVLVTLLPFYWILRTALSTNSGLAGHASDPLPVDPTGTGFARALGLESTKDAIAQGGAGGGLKFWRYLLNSVIVSTLVTVCQIFFSAMAAYAFARLRWRGRDQVFALFLAGLMVPTIFTLLPNFVLIKELGLIDNLLGIALPTMFMTPFAVFFLRQFFMNVPREVEEAALLDGAGKVRIFFRVLLPMASTPVLTLAVLTYITSWNDYFWPLMVSYSDNSRVLTVALAIFRAQTPQSGVDWSGLMAATLIAALPMLVLFGCFARRIVSTISFTGIK, encoded by the coding sequence ATGGCTGCCGTGACCACCACCACGACGACACGCGTACGGCCCACCGGGCGCCGTCCCCTCTCCCTGGGCCGGATCCTGGCCTGGGCGGCGATGGGTGCGATCGTGCTCGTGACCCTGCTCCCGTTCTACTGGATCCTGCGCACCGCGCTGTCCACCAACTCCGGGCTCGCCGGCCACGCCTCCGACCCGCTGCCGGTGGACCCGACCGGCACCGGATTCGCCCGCGCGCTGGGCCTGGAGTCCACGAAGGACGCGATCGCGCAGGGCGGTGCGGGCGGCGGGCTGAAGTTCTGGCGCTATCTGCTCAACTCGGTGATCGTCTCGACCCTGGTGACCGTCTGCCAGATCTTCTTCTCCGCGATGGCCGCGTACGCCTTCGCCCGGCTGCGCTGGCGGGGCCGCGACCAGGTGTTCGCACTGTTCCTGGCAGGGCTGATGGTGCCGACCATCTTCACCCTGCTGCCGAACTTCGTGCTCATCAAGGAACTCGGCCTGATCGACAACCTGCTGGGCATCGCGCTGCCGACGATGTTCATGACGCCGTTCGCGGTCTTCTTCCTCCGGCAGTTCTTCATGAACGTGCCCCGCGAGGTCGAGGAGGCGGCCCTGCTGGACGGTGCCGGGAAGGTGCGGATCTTCTTCCGGGTGCTGCTGCCGATGGCGTCCACGCCGGTGCTCACCCTGGCCGTGCTGACGTACATCACGTCCTGGAACGACTACTTCTGGCCGCTGATGGTGTCCTACAGCGACAACTCACGCGTCCTGACCGTCGCTCTGGCCATCTTCCGGGCCCAGACCCCGCAGTCGGGTGTCGACTGGTCGGGCCTCATGGCGGCGACGCTCATCGCCGCGCTGCCGATGCTGGTGCTGTTCGGGTGCTTCGCGCGCCGCATCGTGTCCACCATCAGCTTCACCGGGATCAAGTGA
- a CDS encoding Gfo/Idh/MocA family oxidoreductase — translation MTFSLGIVGAGQFSGQFATLFQAHPGVGDVYVTDLLPERAEQLASAQGLAGTFPTYEAMLESKEVDAVAIFTQRWTHGPLVLQGLNAGKHVYSAVPMAITTEEISAIIDAVRATGLTYMMGETSQYNPATVHARNQIAEGAFGRLFYAEGDYVHDMDLGFYEAYQYSGGERWKETASYPPLLYPTHSVGGVLGAWQTHAVSVSAIGVVDDRGDGVFDKDVSQFGNDFSNATALFEVAGGGSFRTNEFRRVGYPSHIRESRFRFFGTEASMEQLATVALWQDKKGVKDISELLEPKPTMSPDDPSLQHIAPELRAAFTSGSAPVHDRARLPRSFDNLHNGHEGSHHFLVDDFVTAVNTRTLPTVNAWVAARYTLPGIVAHDSARQGGARLEIPDFGDAPDA, via the coding sequence ATGACGTTCTCCCTCGGCATCGTCGGCGCCGGCCAGTTCTCCGGCCAGTTCGCCACGCTGTTCCAGGCCCACCCCGGTGTCGGCGACGTCTACGTCACCGACCTGCTGCCCGAACGGGCCGAGCAGCTCGCCTCGGCGCAGGGCCTGGCGGGCACCTTCCCCACGTACGAGGCCATGCTGGAGTCGAAGGAGGTCGACGCGGTCGCGATCTTCACTCAGCGCTGGACGCACGGCCCTCTGGTGCTCCAGGGCCTGAACGCCGGCAAGCACGTGTACTCCGCGGTGCCCATGGCCATCACCACCGAGGAGATCTCGGCGATCATCGACGCGGTCCGGGCGACCGGGCTGACGTACATGATGGGTGAGACCAGCCAGTACAACCCGGCCACCGTGCACGCCCGCAACCAGATCGCCGAGGGCGCCTTCGGGCGGCTCTTCTACGCCGAGGGCGACTACGTCCACGACATGGATCTGGGCTTCTACGAGGCGTACCAGTACAGCGGCGGCGAGCGATGGAAGGAGACCGCCAGCTATCCCCCGCTGCTCTATCCCACCCACTCGGTGGGCGGGGTGCTGGGCGCCTGGCAGACGCACGCGGTGAGCGTGTCGGCCATCGGTGTGGTCGACGACCGCGGGGACGGCGTGTTCGACAAGGACGTCAGCCAGTTCGGCAACGACTTCTCCAACGCGACCGCGCTGTTCGAGGTGGCGGGTGGCGGTTCGTTCCGCACGAACGAGTTCCGGCGGGTGGGCTACCCCTCCCACATCCGGGAGTCACGTTTCCGGTTCTTCGGGACGGAGGCGAGCATGGAACAGCTCGCGACCGTCGCGCTGTGGCAGGACAAGAAGGGCGTCAAGGACATCAGCGAACTGCTGGAGCCCAAGCCCACCATGTCTCCTGACGACCCGTCACTCCAGCACATCGCGCCGGAGCTGCGGGCCGCCTTCACCTCCGGCTCGGCGCCGGTGCACGACCGGGCGCGGCTGCCGCGGTCGTTCGACAACCTGCACAACGGCCACGAGGGCAGCCACCACTTCCTGGTGGACGACTTCGTGACCGCGGTCAACACCCGCACCCTGCCGACGGTCAACGCCTGGGTGGCGGCCCGCTACACCCTGCCCGGCATCGTCGCGCACGACTCCGCGCGACAGGGCGGGGCCAGGCTGGAGATCCCGGACTTCGGGGACGCGCCCGACGCGTGA